The following is a genomic window from Nitrospira sp..
GCAACCGCCAGGAGCTGATTCATGACACGCGTAATGCGTTCCACCTGCGCCACAATCGTGTGCAGGCCCCGCTTCACCGTCTCATCCGTCACGCGATCCATCAGATATTCCGCGCGGCCTAGAATGACGTTCATCGGCGTTCCGATTTCATGCGCCATTCCGGAGGCGACCGTCCCGAGCTCCGCAATGCGTTCCGTCTTGCGCAACCGGTCCTGCAACCGCTTCCGCTCACTGATGTCGCGCAACATCACCAACATCGCCGGACCTTCTTCGTCGAAAAACCCCGCCGCACTAACCTCGACATCGATCGGCACGCCATCCAGCCTGAGAATCCGCTCCTCAACCATTGGAATCACCTGGCTCCCGCCGAGCAATTCATCCGCCCGCTCGCGCATGGCCGCGTGAGAGTCCTGGTGAAAGAGATCGACAGAAGACCGCCCGACAATCTCCTCGGCCTTCACCGCGCCGAATAGTTTCAGCGCCTGATCGTTCGCAAAAATAACCCGCTCGGCCCGGATCACCAGGATGCCGTAGGGCGACACCGCAATCAGGCGCCGATACCGCTCTTCGCTTTGCCGGATCAGCTGCTCCACACGCTTGCGCGCGGTCACGTCCTGCGTGGTCCCTACGATACGCGTCACCCGAAGGCCTGTGCCCGTCCCTTCAAAAAACACCTGTGCCCGCACCACCATCCATCGCACTTCCCCGCCGAGATATCGCATCCGGCACTCCGACGTAAACCGTGCGTCAGGCGAGTCAGGCCGATGCGTCGGCGCCATCAGTTCCTGCAAGGCGCGCAGATCGTCGGGATGCATAGAGGCCATCATCGCTCCGAGCGAAACACCGGTCCCGCAATGATGCAGCGCCTGAGCGCGGACATCCAGCTGCACCAGATCCGCCGCCACATCGTATTCCCAGGCCCCAAGCTGGCCGGCCTCAAGAGCCAGCCGAGACCGTTCTTCGATTCCACGCAGATGCGCTTCCGCGCGCAGCCGCTCCGTAATGTCCCGAAGGATGACGGTATAAAACGTGGCGCCATCGACCACGATATGGGAAATCGCCGCTTCGACCGGAAACTCTTCGCCGTTCCCGCGCAGCCCCATGACCGTCCCGAGCTGCCCCATCTTCCGGCTGGTCACGTGGGATCGCCCGAACTTCTCCACATGATGCCG
Proteins encoded in this region:
- a CDS encoding PAS domain S-box protein (MaGe:77308823); translated protein: MSPPSEAFSRLGAGLVALLTASIFVLDLLTPLGWADWLLYFIPLVLVLQSPRDRDSYRFAAVVTLLMALGGYFSPRGIDPVMAVMNRALGLTVMWGMTWMIVRQRQVRSQLAGARAAQAQAEAGREAAVAARELAEASATGAMHRESQVARDLLLSSLRLDGIVQSAMDAIITSDDRMQVLLFNEAAERMFQCSARDAIGHSLDRFLPARFREAHRHHVEKFGRSHVTSRKMGQLGTVMGLRGNGEEFPVEAAISHIVVDGATFYTVILRDITERLRAEAHLRGIEERSRLALEAGQLGAWEYDVAADLVQLDVRAQALHHCGTGVSLGAMMASMHPDDLRALQELMAPTHRPDSPDARFTSECRMRYLGGEVRWMVVRAQVFFEGTGTGLRVTRIVGTTQDVTARKRVEQLIRQSEERYRRLIAVSPYGILVIRAERVIFANDQALKLFGAVKAEEIVGRSSVDLFHQDSHAAMRERADELLGGSQVIPMVEERILRLDGVPIDVEVSAAGFFDEEGPAMLVMLRDISERKRLQDRLRKTERIAELGTVASGMAHEIGTPMNVILGRAEYLMDRVTDETVKRGLHTIVAQVERITRVMNQLLAVARRKPPERGSLVLRDVIESSVEMFQERLAKNRVQVEMQLDDACPKVQADADQMNQVLINLIMNAVHAMPDGGQLRIGMAQADSMVKLTVADTGSGIPPEVIARVFDPFFTTKEFGKGTGLGLTVVKGIIEEHQGSISAESLEGQGTTFTILLPKGG